One genomic region from Skermania piniformis encodes:
- the gyrB gene encoding DNA topoisomerase (ATP-hydrolyzing) subunit B, with protein sequence MAAQRSNSASSKSGQGKQDYGASSITVLEGLEAVRKRPGMYIGSTGERGLHHLIWEAVDNSVDEAMAGYATKVAVTLLADGGIEVIDDGRGIPVEMHASGIPTLEVVMTQLHAGGKFDSDAYAVSGGLHGVGISVVNALSTTLEVEISRDGFHWAQQYKDAKPGPLVQGNPTRKTGTTVRFWADPDIFETTTYNFETVARRLQEMAFLNKGLTITLTDERADEVPEDQLGDTAAAPKSQEEEAAEAKAGTPKVRSRVYHYPGGLEDFVRHINRTKTPIHNSVVSFTGKGTGHEVEVAMQWNAGYSESVHTFANTINTHEGGTHEEGFRASLTAVVNKYATDKKLIKDKDGKLTGDDIREGLAAIVSVKVAEPQFEGQTKTKLGNTEVKSFVQRTCNEHLAHWFEANPADAKVIVNKAVSSAQARIAARKARELVRRKSATDLGGLPGKLADCRSKDPSKSEIYIVEGDSAGGSAKSGRDSMFQAILPLRGKIINVEKARIDRVLKNTEVQSIITAFGTGIHDEFDIGKLRYHKIVLMADADVDGQHISTLLMTLLFRFMRPLVEHGHVYLAQPPLYKLKWQRSEPEYAFSDRERDALLAAGLAAGKKINKDDGVQRYKGLGEMNAKELWETTMDPATRVLRLVTLDDAAAADELFSILMGEDVEARRSFITRNAKDVRFLDV encoded by the coding sequence GTGGCTGCGCAACGCTCGAACTCGGCAAGCTCGAAGAGTGGTCAGGGCAAGCAGGATTACGGGGCTTCCTCGATCACGGTGCTCGAGGGGCTGGAAGCGGTTCGTAAGCGGCCCGGTATGTATATCGGTTCCACCGGTGAACGTGGTCTGCACCATTTGATCTGGGAAGCGGTCGACAACTCGGTCGACGAAGCGATGGCCGGTTACGCCACGAAGGTGGCGGTCACGCTGCTCGCCGACGGCGGTATCGAGGTGATCGACGACGGCCGCGGCATCCCGGTGGAGATGCATGCCTCCGGTATCCCGACCCTCGAGGTCGTGATGACCCAGCTGCACGCCGGCGGCAAATTCGACTCCGACGCCTATGCGGTGTCCGGCGGGTTGCACGGCGTCGGGATCTCGGTGGTGAATGCCCTCTCCACCACGCTCGAGGTGGAGATCAGCCGGGACGGGTTCCACTGGGCGCAGCAGTACAAGGACGCCAAGCCGGGGCCGCTCGTGCAGGGCAACCCGACCCGCAAGACCGGCACGACGGTGCGATTCTGGGCCGATCCGGACATCTTCGAAACGACGACCTACAACTTCGAGACGGTTGCCCGTCGGTTGCAGGAGATGGCATTCCTGAACAAGGGACTGACCATCACGCTCACCGACGAACGCGCCGACGAGGTGCCCGAGGATCAGCTCGGCGACACCGCAGCAGCCCCGAAGTCGCAGGAAGAAGAGGCGGCCGAGGCGAAGGCCGGGACGCCGAAGGTGCGTTCGCGCGTCTACCACTATCCAGGCGGCTTAGAGGATTTCGTCCGGCATATCAACCGGACCAAGACACCGATCCACAACTCGGTGGTTTCCTTCACGGGCAAGGGCACCGGGCACGAGGTCGAGGTCGCGATGCAGTGGAACGCGGGCTACTCCGAGTCGGTGCACACCTTCGCCAACACGATCAACACCCATGAGGGCGGAACGCACGAAGAAGGCTTCCGGGCTTCGCTCACCGCGGTGGTCAACAAGTACGCCACCGACAAGAAGCTGATCAAGGACAAGGACGGCAAACTCACCGGCGACGACATCCGGGAGGGTTTGGCGGCGATCGTCTCGGTGAAGGTGGCCGAGCCGCAGTTCGAGGGCCAGACCAAGACCAAGCTGGGCAATACCGAGGTCAAGTCGTTCGTGCAGCGCACCTGCAACGAACATCTGGCGCACTGGTTCGAGGCGAACCCGGCCGATGCCAAGGTGATCGTGAACAAGGCGGTGTCCTCGGCGCAGGCCCGGATCGCGGCCCGCAAGGCACGGGAGCTGGTGCGGCGCAAGAGTGCCACCGATCTGGGTGGACTGCCGGGGAAGCTGGCCGACTGCCGATCGAAGGATCCGAGCAAGTCGGAGATCTACATCGTGGAGGGCGACTCCGCCGGTGGCTCGGCCAAGTCCGGCCGGGACTCGATGTTCCAGGCGATCCTGCCGCTCCGCGGAAAGATCATCAACGTCGAGAAGGCCCGGATCGACCGGGTCCTGAAGAACACCGAAGTGCAGTCGATCATCACCGCGTTCGGCACCGGTATCCACGACGAGTTCGATATCGGCAAGTTGCGGTATCACAAGATCGTGCTGATGGCCGATGCCGACGTGGACGGCCAGCACATCTCGACCCTGCTGATGACGCTGTTGTTCCGGTTCATGCGGCCGCTGGTCGAGCACGGGCACGTGTACCTCGCGCAACCGCCGCTGTACAAGCTGAAGTGGCAGCGATCCGAGCCGGAATATGCCTTCTCCGATCGCGAGCGTGATGCGTTGCTGGCCGCGGGCCTGGCCGCCGGCAAGAAGATCAACAAAGACGACGGAGTGCAGCGGTACAAGGGTCTGGGCGAGATGAACGCCAAGGAGCTGTGGGAAACCACGATGGACCCGGCCACCCGCGTGTTGCGGCTGGTCACCTTGGACGACGCGGCCGCCGCCGACGAGTTGTTCAGCATTCTGATGGGCGAGGATGTCGAGGCGCGACGCAGCTTCATCACCCGCAACGCCAAGGATGTTCGCTTCCTGGACGTGTGA
- the gyrA gene encoding DNA gyrase subunit A produces MTETTLPPEGGDRIEPVDIQQEMQNSYIDYAMSVIVGRALPDVRDGLKPVHRRILYAMYDNGYRPDRGYVKAARPVADTMGAYHPHGDSAIYDTLVRMAQPWSLRYPLIDGQGNFGSRGNDGAAAMRYTECRLTPLAMEMLRDIDEETVDFAPNYDGRTQEPTVLPARVPSLLMNGSNGIAVGMATNIPPHNLREVAAAIYWALDNHEADEESTLAACMERIKGPDFPTHGLIVGGQGIHDAYSTGRGSIRMRGVVEIEENARGTTQIVITELPFQVNTDNFVNSIAEQVKDAKIAGIADIHDESSDRVGMRIVVTLRRDAVAKVVLNNLYKHTQLQTSFGANMLSIVDGVPRTLRLDQIIRLYVGHQLEVIVRRTTYRLRKAEERAHILRGLVKALDALDEVIALIRRSPDTESARTGLMELLDIDEIQATAILDMQLRRLSALERQRIVDQLAEIEREIEDYKDILAKPERQRAIVRDELTEIVDRHGDDRRTRIVAADGDVTDEDLIAREDVVVTITETGYAKRTKTDLYRSQKRGGKGVQGAGLKQDDIVKHFFVCSTHDWILFFTTKGRVYRAKAYELPEASRTARGQHVANLLAFQPDERIAQVIQIKTYDDAPYLVLATRNGLVKKSKLSDFDSNRSGGIVAINLRDTDDGKSDELVGAVLCSAGDDLLLVSAQGQSIRFAATDEALRPMGRATSGVQGMRFNPDDELLSLNVVHEGYLLVATSGGYAKRTAIAEYASQGRGGKGVLTIQYDRRRGRLVGALIVDDDDELYAITSGGGVIRTAAKQVRRAGRQTKGVRLMNLGEGDTLLAIARNADEPDDVPGTRDSGTKDS; encoded by the coding sequence GTGACCGAGACCACGCTGCCCCCCGAAGGGGGAGACCGGATCGAACCGGTCGACATCCAGCAGGAGATGCAGAACTCCTACATCGATTACGCGATGAGCGTGATCGTCGGCCGAGCGCTACCGGATGTCCGGGACGGGCTCAAACCGGTGCATCGGCGAATCCTGTACGCGATGTACGACAACGGGTACCGGCCCGACCGCGGGTACGTGAAGGCCGCCCGGCCGGTGGCCGACACGATGGGGGCCTATCACCCGCACGGCGACTCGGCGATCTACGACACCTTGGTCCGGATGGCCCAGCCCTGGTCGCTGCGGTATCCGTTGATCGACGGGCAGGGCAACTTCGGTTCCCGGGGAAACGACGGCGCCGCCGCCATGCGGTACACCGAATGCCGGCTGACCCCGCTGGCGATGGAGATGCTGCGCGACATCGACGAGGAAACCGTCGATTTCGCGCCGAACTACGACGGCCGTACCCAGGAACCGACGGTCCTGCCCGCCCGGGTGCCGAGCCTGTTGATGAACGGCAGCAACGGCATCGCGGTCGGTATGGCGACCAACATCCCGCCGCACAACCTGCGCGAGGTCGCCGCCGCGATCTACTGGGCGCTGGACAACCACGAGGCGGATGAGGAATCCACACTCGCGGCCTGCATGGAGCGGATCAAGGGGCCGGACTTCCCGACCCACGGACTGATCGTCGGCGGTCAGGGCATCCACGATGCCTATTCCACCGGCCGCGGTTCGATCCGGATGCGCGGTGTGGTGGAGATCGAGGAGAACGCGCGCGGCACCACCCAGATCGTGATCACCGAGCTGCCGTTCCAGGTGAACACCGACAACTTCGTCAACTCCATCGCGGAGCAGGTGAAGGACGCCAAGATCGCCGGGATCGCGGACATCCACGACGAGTCGTCGGACCGGGTGGGAATGCGGATCGTGGTCACACTGCGCCGGGACGCGGTGGCCAAGGTGGTGCTGAACAACCTCTACAAGCACACCCAGCTACAAACCAGCTTCGGCGCCAACATGCTGTCGATCGTCGACGGTGTGCCGCGCACGTTGCGCCTCGATCAGATCATCCGGCTGTATGTCGGCCATCAGCTCGAGGTGATCGTCCGGCGGACGACCTACCGGCTGCGCAAGGCCGAGGAGCGCGCGCACATCCTGCGCGGTCTGGTCAAGGCGCTCGACGCCCTCGACGAGGTGATCGCGCTGATCCGGCGCTCGCCGGACACCGAGTCCGCGCGCACGGGCCTGATGGAACTGCTCGACATCGACGAGATCCAGGCGACGGCGATCCTCGATATGCAGTTGCGCCGGCTGTCCGCGTTGGAGCGGCAGCGGATCGTCGATCAGCTGGCCGAGATCGAGCGGGAGATCGAAGACTACAAGGACATTCTGGCCAAGCCGGAGCGGCAGCGGGCGATCGTCCGGGACGAGTTGACCGAGATCGTGGACCGGCACGGCGACGATCGGCGGACCCGGATCGTGGCCGCCGACGGGGATGTCACCGACGAAGATCTGATCGCCCGCGAAGACGTCGTCGTCACGATCACCGAGACCGGCTATGCCAAGCGCACCAAGACCGACCTGTACCGCTCGCAGAAGCGCGGCGGCAAGGGGGTGCAGGGCGCCGGGCTCAAGCAGGACGACATCGTCAAGCACTTCTTCGTCTGTTCCACCCACGACTGGATCCTCTTCTTCACCACCAAGGGCCGGGTGTACCGGGCCAAGGCGTACGAGCTGCCCGAAGCGAGTCGAACGGCGCGCGGCCAACATGTGGCAAACCTGCTGGCATTCCAGCCGGACGAGCGAATCGCCCAGGTGATCCAGATCAAGACCTACGACGACGCGCCATACCTGGTGCTTGCGACGCGCAACGGTCTGGTGAAGAAGTCGAAGCTGTCGGATTTCGATTCCAACCGCAGCGGCGGCATCGTGGCGATCAACCTGCGCGACACCGACGACGGTAAGAGCGACGAGTTGGTCGGTGCGGTGCTGTGTTCGGCCGGCGACGACCTGCTGCTGGTGTCGGCGCAAGGGCAGTCGATCCGGTTCGCGGCCACCGACGAAGCGTTGCGGCCGATGGGCCGGGCGACGTCCGGGGTGCAGGGAATGCGGTTCAACCCGGACGACGAGCTGCTCTCGTTGAACGTGGTGCACGAGGGTTACCTGCTGGTTGCGACCTCTGGTGGGTATGCGAAGCGGACTGCCATCGCGGAGTACGCCTCGCAGGGCCGCGGCGGGAAAGGGGTCCTGACGATCCAGTACGACCGGCGACGTGGCAGGCTTGTCGGAGCGCTCATCGTGGACGACGACGATGAGCTCTACGCGATCACGTCGGGTGGCGGCGTGATTCGTACGGCGGCCAAGCAGGTACGTCGAGCCGGGCGGCAGACCAAAGGTGTGCGCTTGATGAACCTCGGGGAGGGCGATACGTTGCTCGCGATCGCCCGCAATGCCGATGAGCCGGACGACGTCCCAGGAACGCGTGATTCAGGAACGAAGGATTCGTAA
- a CDS encoding DUF3566 domain-containing protein: MKRVAGPNRIAPSDRTAADLAAKNARRQEIAVRSAVIDGPTRKVARPELAKDMPDLSEVRHPSTPDGAPPATGAAPQVVGAVVAVEGAAIGGLRAAVQIRKIDPWSMLKVSLVISVALFFVWMVAVGLLYLVLDGMGVWARLNNAFTDIVSTSSSDGIISAGQVFGYSAVVGLINVVLVTALATIGSFIYNQCSDLVGGVEVQLADPD; this comes from the coding sequence GTGAAGCGGGTCGCGGGGCCGAACCGGATCGCGCCGTCGGATCGGACTGCGGCGGATCTGGCCGCGAAAAATGCTCGTCGGCAAGAGATTGCGGTGCGCAGCGCGGTGATCGACGGGCCCACCCGCAAGGTCGCCCGGCCGGAGCTGGCCAAGGACATGCCGGACCTCTCCGAGGTACGGCACCCGTCCACACCCGACGGGGCGCCGCCCGCGACCGGCGCGGCGCCGCAGGTCGTCGGGGCGGTGGTAGCGGTGGAAGGCGCAGCGATCGGCGGACTGCGGGCAGCGGTACAGATCCGCAAGATCGACCCCTGGTCGATGCTCAAGGTGTCGCTGGTGATCTCGGTGGCGTTGTTCTTCGTCTGGATGGTCGCCGTCGGCCTGCTCTATCTGGTGCTGGATGGCATGGGGGTGTGGGCTCGGCTGAATAACGCCTTCACCGACATCGTCTCCACCAGCAGCTCGGACGGCATCATCAGTGCGGGGCAGGTGTTCGGCTATTCGGCGGTGGTCGGCCTGATCAACGTCGTGCTGGTGACCGCGCTGGCGACGATCGGTTCGTTCATCTACAACCAGTGCTCGGACCTGGTCGGCGGCGTCGAAGTGCAGCTGGCCGACCCGGACTAG
- a CDS encoding DNA-3-methyladenine glycosylase family protein, with the protein MSIIRVDAHGPFHHRAALAMLAAHAIPGAEELDGTTYRRILTIDGEPALVTITLDPGGLTAVTDPSVDDPAPVAALIRRWFDLDTDTALVDRKLAADPVLAPLIARRPGLRLIGYPDEFEAVAAAVIGQQVSLAAARTFASRLVTAYGNRYAELGAFPVAAALARLGPAEIQQCAGLTRARARTLHEVSRLWAQGTLLHGVPAADARRLLLDIPGIGPWTADYLLVRALHDPDTFAPGDLVARRALGLDRKAAAARSPAWAPYRSYALLHLWTDAAYR; encoded by the coding sequence ATGAGCATCATCCGCGTCGATGCGCATGGGCCGTTCCACCACCGGGCCGCGCTCGCCATGCTGGCCGCCCACGCGATCCCCGGCGCCGAAGAGCTCGACGGCACCACCTACCGGCGCATCCTCACCATCGACGGCGAGCCGGCGCTCGTCACGATCACCCTCGACCCCGGCGGGCTGACGGCGGTCACCGACCCGAGCGTCGATGACCCCGCACCTGTCGCGGCGCTGATCCGTCGATGGTTCGACCTCGACACGGACACCGCGCTCGTCGACCGAAAGCTCGCCGCCGACCCGGTTCTCGCGCCACTGATCGCCCGCCGGCCGGGGCTGCGCCTGATCGGCTATCCCGACGAGTTCGAGGCCGTCGCCGCGGCGGTGATCGGCCAACAGGTCTCCCTCGCCGCCGCGCGCACCTTCGCGAGCCGCCTCGTCACCGCCTACGGAAACAGGTACGCCGAACTCGGTGCCTTCCCGGTCGCCGCGGCCCTCGCCCGGCTCGGGCCGGCGGAGATTCAACAGTGTGCCGGTCTCACCCGCGCCCGGGCACGAACCCTGCACGAGGTGTCCAGACTCTGGGCCCAGGGCACACTGCTGCACGGCGTTCCCGCCGCGGATGCCCGCCGGCTGTTGCTCGACATCCCCGGCATCGGCCCCTGGACCGCCGATTACCTGCTGGTTCGGGCACTCCACGACCCCGACACGTTCGCGCCCGGTGATCTGGTCGCCCGCCGGGCACTCGGTCTCGACCGGAAAGCGGCAGCGGCCCGGTCACCGGCCTGGGCGCCCTACCGCTCCTACGCGCTCCTGCACCTGTGGACCGACGCCGCCTACCGCTGA
- a CDS encoding DNA-3-methyladenine glycosylase I — MTEPAADPGVVIGDDGLTRPGWAAVDPLLRDYYDTEWGMPVTDERGVFERVSLEGFQAGLSWATILRKRPAFRAAFHDFDPDRIAGYGDRDIERLLADPGIVRNRQKIVATIGNARATVELRDDGGLAALIWSFQPASTPRPRRLEDIPTTSPESVALAEELRRRGFRFVGPTTMFALMEAIGIIDTHLLGSHRRGSSGIWPA, encoded by the coding sequence ATGACCGAACCCGCTGCCGACCCCGGCGTCGTCATCGGCGACGACGGACTCACCCGCCCCGGGTGGGCCGCGGTCGACCCGCTGCTGCGCGACTATTACGACACCGAGTGGGGCATGCCGGTCACCGACGAACGTGGGGTGTTCGAGCGGGTCAGCCTCGAAGGATTCCAAGCCGGCCTGTCCTGGGCCACCATCCTGCGCAAGCGCCCCGCGTTCCGGGCCGCGTTCCACGACTTCGACCCCGACCGCATCGCCGGATACGGCGATCGCGACATCGAACGCCTCCTCGCCGATCCCGGCATCGTCCGCAACCGGCAGAAGATCGTCGCCACGATCGGCAACGCCCGCGCCACCGTGGAGCTGCGAGACGATGGGGGCCTGGCGGCGTTGATCTGGTCGTTCCAGCCGGCGTCGACACCCCGACCACGCCGGCTCGAGGACATCCCCACCACCTCGCCCGAGTCCGTCGCCTTGGCCGAGGAGCTCCGCCGCCGCGGGTTCAGGTTCGTCGGGCCGACCACGATGTTCGCTCTGATGGAGGCGATCGGGATCATCGACACCCACCTGCTCGGCTCGCACCGGCGCGGCAGCTCCGGCATCTGGCCGGCATGA
- a CDS encoding alpha-ketoglutarate-dependent dioxygenase AlkB family protein has product MMLFGPEIEPLDPSEPGPGAVLVPGWLTLDQQSWIVGRFREWAGGPVPIRAAKVRGHEMSVRTVCLGWHWQPYKYTREATDVNGARVLPFPDWMVRLGRRALRETGYRDTDAETYTPDTALVNYYDDTARMGMHQDKDERSPAPVVSLSIGDACTFRFGNTENRGKPYTDLRLRSGDLFVFGGAARLAYHGVTRIHPGTAPDGCGLDRGRINITTRMTGLTG; this is encoded by the coding sequence ATGATGCTGTTCGGCCCCGAGATCGAACCACTCGACCCCAGCGAGCCCGGCCCCGGCGCGGTGCTGGTGCCGGGCTGGCTCACGCTCGACCAGCAGAGCTGGATCGTCGGCCGGTTCCGCGAATGGGCCGGCGGGCCGGTGCCGATCCGTGCCGCCAAGGTCCGCGGACACGAGATGTCGGTGCGCACCGTGTGTCTGGGCTGGCACTGGCAACCGTACAAGTACACGCGCGAGGCCACCGACGTCAACGGCGCCCGGGTGCTGCCGTTCCCCGATTGGATGGTCCGGCTCGGCCGCCGCGCGCTGCGTGAAACCGGCTACCGCGACACCGATGCCGAGACCTACACGCCGGACACCGCGCTGGTGAACTACTACGACGACACCGCGCGCATGGGCATGCACCAGGACAAGGACGAACGCTCGCCGGCGCCGGTCGTCTCGCTGTCCATCGGCGACGCATGCACCTTCCGGTTCGGCAATACCGAGAACCGCGGCAAGCCCTACACCGACCTCCGGTTACGCTCCGGCGACCTGTTCGTCTTCGGCGGCGCCGCCCGCCTCGCCTACCACGGTGTCACCCGGATCCACCCCGGCACCGCCCCCGACGGCTGCGGCCTGGACCGCGGGCGAATCAATATCACCACACGCATGACCGGACTCACCGGATGA
- a CDS encoding Ada metal-binding domain-containing protein, translating into MRYWLTGPDGRRYASPVGGTWGGHRGGKIYGRLDCPAALRAIAKGGYVRNRVFFADEATAVAAGYRPCGTCCKDRYRAWKQDRIGTDPRAGS; encoded by the coding sequence ATGAGGTACTGGCTCACCGGCCCGGACGGCCGCCGCTACGCATCTCCGGTCGGGGGCACCTGGGGCGGCCACCGGGGCGGAAAGATCTACGGCCGCCTCGACTGCCCGGCGGCGCTCCGCGCGATCGCCAAGGGCGGGTATGTGCGCAACCGGGTGTTCTTCGCCGACGAGGCCACCGCCGTCGCAGCCGGCTACCGCCCTTGCGGCACCTGCTGCAAAGACCGCTACCGAGCATGGAAGCAGGATCGGATCGGCACCGATCCGAGGGCCGGGTCATGA
- a CDS encoding 2OG-Fe(II) oxygenase yields MTLANSTGKKVHQPVDPWRERVESADWAAVTEEVDEYGGALLPQLLTHAETVALRDAYADDELFRSTITMGRHRFGEGRYRYFHAPYPEPIERLKQALYPRLLPIARDWWTKLGRETPWPDTLDEWLDMCHEAGQTKSTAILLKYGEKDWNALHRDLYGDLVFPLQVVVNLNEPGVDHTGGEFLLLEQRPRAQSRGTATLLPHGHGYVFTTRDRPVKSARGWSAAPVRHGVSAIRSGERHTLALVFHDAA; encoded by the coding sequence ATGACCCTGGCGAACAGCACCGGGAAGAAGGTTCACCAGCCGGTCGACCCGTGGCGCGAGCGGGTCGAGTCGGCGGACTGGGCGGCGGTGACCGAGGAGGTCGACGAGTACGGGGGCGCGCTGTTGCCGCAGCTCCTCACACACGCGGAGACCGTGGCGCTGCGCGATGCCTACGCCGATGACGAGCTGTTCCGTAGCACGATCACCATGGGCCGCCATCGCTTCGGCGAGGGCCGGTACCGGTACTTCCACGCCCCCTACCCGGAGCCGATCGAACGGCTGAAGCAGGCGCTGTATCCGCGGCTACTGCCCATCGCCCGGGACTGGTGGACCAAACTCGGCCGGGAAACTCCGTGGCCGGACACGCTGGACGAGTGGCTGGACATGTGCCACGAAGCCGGACAGACGAAGTCGACGGCGATCTTGCTGAAGTACGGCGAGAAGGACTGGAACGCGCTGCACCGCGACCTCTACGGCGACCTCGTGTTCCCGCTTCAAGTGGTCGTCAACCTGAACGAGCCCGGCGTGGATCACACCGGCGGCGAGTTCCTGCTGCTCGAGCAGCGTCCCCGCGCCCAATCCCGCGGCACCGCCACCCTGCTGCCGCACGGCCACGGCTATGTGTTTACCACCCGTGACCGTCCGGTGAAATCCGCCCGTGGCTGGTCCGCTGCGCCCGTGCGGCACGGCGTCTCCGCGATCCGTTCCGGCGAGCGGCACACCCTCGCCCTCGTCTTCCACGACGCCGCATGA
- a CDS encoding methylated-DNA--[protein]-cysteine S-methyltransferase, producing MNGTNIDETIAALHRRLEAAAQAEGLLDVAYTTVDSPVGTLLLAATPKGLVRVAYAVENHDRVLESLAVRVSPRILRSPKQLEPAARELDEYFAHKRKVFDLDLDLSLSHGFRRLLQEHLPEIEYGRTRSYKEMAELVGNPKAVRAVGTACATNPLPVVVPCHRVLRSDGSLGGYIGGLAAKTALLELEAAA from the coding sequence ATGAACGGCACGAACATCGACGAGACCATTGCCGCGCTACATCGCCGACTGGAAGCTGCCGCGCAGGCCGAGGGCCTCCTCGACGTGGCGTACACGACGGTGGACAGTCCGGTCGGGACGCTGCTGCTCGCGGCCACGCCGAAGGGGCTGGTCCGGGTCGCCTATGCGGTCGAAAACCATGATCGGGTGCTGGAGAGTCTGGCCGTGCGGGTCAGCCCCCGCATTCTGCGGTCCCCGAAGCAGCTCGAGCCCGCCGCGCGTGAGCTGGACGAGTACTTCGCCCACAAGCGCAAGGTCTTCGACCTCGACCTGGATCTGTCGCTTTCGCACGGGTTTCGCCGGCTGCTGCAGGAGCACCTGCCCGAGATCGAGTACGGCCGGACCCGCAGTTACAAGGAGATGGCCGAGCTGGTCGGCAACCCCAAGGCGGTCCGGGCGGTCGGCACCGCCTGCGCGACCAACCCGCTCCCCGTCGTGGTGCCCTGTCACCGCGTGCTGCGCAGCGACGGGTCGCTCGGCGGCTACATCGGCGGGCTGGCGGCCAAGACGGCCCTGTTGGAGCTGGAGGCCGCCGCATGA
- a CDS encoding RNA polymerase sigma factor gives MKQPFEAVVAQHGVTVLRVCRTVLGVPGPGVHDAEDAWSETFLAAMRAYPELPDTANVEAWLVTIARRKAIDVHRAAKRNPLPVETLPETPTALGIPGANDTDVWEFVGRLPDKQRQAITFRYLAGMSYAEIAGILGGTVDAARRASADGLKKLRKNYPGAHVQGAPS, from the coding sequence ATGAAGCAACCGTTCGAGGCCGTCGTCGCGCAGCACGGCGTCACCGTGCTGCGCGTCTGCCGCACCGTCCTCGGCGTACCCGGCCCTGGGGTGCATGACGCAGAGGATGCCTGGTCGGAGACGTTCCTGGCCGCGATGCGCGCCTACCCGGAGCTTCCGGACACGGCGAACGTCGAAGCCTGGCTGGTGACCATCGCCCGCCGCAAGGCGATCGATGTGCACCGGGCCGCGAAACGCAACCCGCTGCCGGTCGAGACACTGCCCGAGACGCCGACCGCGCTGGGGATCCCCGGTGCGAACGACACCGATGTGTGGGAGTTCGTCGGCCGGCTGCCGGACAAGCAGCGGCAGGCGATCACCTTCCGCTACCTGGCCGGGATGTCGTACGCGGAGATCGCCGGCATCCTCGGCGGCACCGTCGACGCGGCCCGACGAGCGTCGGCCGACGGCCTGAAGAAGCTCAGAAAGAATTATCCGGGCGCTCACGTGCAAGGAGCACCATCATGA
- a CDS encoding methylated-DNA--[protein]-cysteine S-methyltransferase encodes MDTRHVLVDTTLGPVTIVASGDAITGLYFRHHIRRPAQHTFGRVVGGDHDALLVAAAAQLHEYLTGARRAFALPFAPTGDAFQHAVWRIVAEVPFGETTTYGAVAERLGDRSLAYRVGQAVGANPLCVFVPCHRVLGATGKLTGYAGGLGRKRALLDLEEPARISAGRLF; translated from the coding sequence ATGGATACGCGACATGTCCTGGTGGACACCACGCTCGGTCCGGTCACGATCGTCGCTTCCGGCGACGCGATCACCGGGCTCTACTTCCGGCACCACATTCGGCGGCCGGCGCAACACACGTTCGGCCGCGTGGTCGGCGGCGATCACGATGCACTGCTGGTCGCGGCGGCGGCGCAGTTGCACGAGTACCTGACCGGTGCTCGCCGTGCGTTCGCGCTTCCGTTCGCTCCCACCGGCGACGCCTTCCAGCACGCCGTCTGGCGCATCGTCGCGGAGGTACCGTTCGGTGAGACGACCACATATGGGGCGGTCGCGGAGCGCCTGGGCGACCGGTCGCTCGCGTATCGGGTCGGGCAGGCGGTGGGTGCGAATCCGTTGTGCGTGTTCGTGCCGTGCCACCGGGTACTGGGGGCGACGGGGAAGCTGACCGGTTACGCCGGTGGGCTGGGACGCAAGCGGGCCCTGCTGGACTTGGAGGAGCCCGCCCGGATCAGCGCGGGACGATTGTTCTAG
- a CDS encoding PPOX class F420-dependent oxidoreductase, producing MPESIADANYVALTTYRKDGTARATPVWIADLGDGTLGFTTASSSYKVKRLAHNPAVLLQPSDSRGKPKADAAVLAGTATVHTDDATFAKVRDRIKQKYGIQFRAIALFGSMAKLIGKGSGTDAAVVVTLDPPTG from the coding sequence GTGCCTGAATCCATCGCCGACGCGAACTACGTGGCCCTCACCACCTACCGGAAGGACGGCACGGCCCGAGCCACGCCGGTGTGGATCGCGGATCTGGGCGACGGCACCCTCGGGTTCACCACCGCGTCGTCGAGCTACAAGGTGAAGCGACTGGCCCACAACCCGGCGGTGCTGTTGCAACCGTCGGACAGTCGGGGCAAGCCGAAGGCCGATGCGGCCGTGCTCGCCGGTACCGCGACAGTTCATACCGACGACGCCACGTTCGCCAAGGTTCGGGACCGGATCAAGCAGAAGTACGGCATCCAGTTCCGGGCGATCGCGCTGTTCGGCAGCATGGCCAAGCTGATCGGCAAAGGCAGCGGTACCGACGCTGCCGTGGTGGTGACGCTCGACCCGCCGACCGGATAG